The nucleotide sequence GAAGGGCTAGGAATGGAGCTCTTTCCTAGTTTGAGACAAAGACCTAAGCAAAACACATCACTTTCCTCAAATCAAGTATGTAAAACCACTACGCGGCTCACACACGGACCAACAAGGACCCacacccaggcctcccaaagggaAACTAGACGCCTGTGGCCGTGCTGGACCACAGCAGCCCCACCGCAGGGGATGAGGGACTGTGGCAGAGACACAGGCAAAGCAGCCCCCAGGACAGAGGGGTCAGCATCCGAGGCCTGGCCCTCCTGACACATTCCTCCACGCAGATTCCACCCCAGGACGACTAACCGGCTCTCCACGGGAAATGCATCCCCTAACACGTGAGGCCCAAGCTTCTGGCCCTGTTGTGGTAGCTGCCCGTTCAGTACccactctcctcctccctttGCGTTACCCGCTGCCTTCCTTTGGAGGACCACCCCCGGCTCCCCACTGGGGAGCAGGCGTCTGTCTGGGTGGAGCACCCCACTTTCCTTCAGGAATGGCCCTGCTGCGCAGCCCCCCGTGCATACACCATGACCGTGCTGCGACAGACAGGACACAGCGGCACACGTGCCCTCCTCAGAGCAATGGCAGGCCCGTCCTTCAGAGCTGCGGGAAGCATCTGCAAACAAGGGAGCCCGGAGCCCAACGTCACTGCAGCAGCCACCTCCAACACAAAAGCCCACAAAGCCGCCCACCAGGCAGGCAAAGTCAGACTGGCACAAAGCGAAGGTGCCAGGCCCTGACTGAGGCACACCCAAGGCTCTGCCCCAACAGCGCCCTTCAGGGTTGCGCCCAGGTGGGTGGCTTTCCACGACTTCCAACTTAGTGCACCCTCACCCACCCCTGGCAGGACAGAATGTTCCAAACGTGAGGAACACAGCCTGGACTTCATGACCTGTCCGTGCTAACAGGCAACCACTCCAACATCAGAGATCTTCAAACCACAGGCTGCACCACGGGCCACCTCCCACAGAGAGGATTCAACTGCAGACAGGACTCCCAAGCTCCAGGGTCCTCTGCCACCAGCAGCCCCACAGCAGGCAAGTCAGCACCCAAACTGTGTAGACACAGCTACACAAAATTAGACAGGAAAAGCCAATGTCTTCCACTAATTTTATAGCAAAGGTTGCTTATTACAAATACAGCAAACTAAGGACAGACGGCAAAGCTACTGCTTGCAGCCAAGAACTGAGACTGGCTGGGAGGGAAGCACTGCGGTTCTAACAGTGGAAATCAGAACGGAGCTCATCTTCTTCCTGCAGCCCAGCCCTCAACTTCAGTCCCATCTTAAAAATAACCAgccggggcgcagtggctcacacctggaatcccagtgctttgggaggctgaggcgggcggatctcctgaggacaggagctcaagaccagactggccaacgtggtgaaagcccgtctctaccaaaaatacaaaaaattagctgggcatggtagctcacacctgtaatcccagctactcaggaggctgaggcaggataatcacttgaacccgggaggcagaggtttcagtaagctgagattggactattgcactccagcccgggcgacaaagtgagactccatctcaaacaaaaaaacaaacaaaaataaccagccaggtgcagtggctcatgcctgtaatgcccacactttggaaagctgagatCACTGGAGtccaagagcttgagaccagcctagccaacatggcgaaaccctatctctactaaaaatacaaaaattagccaggcgtggtagcacacatctgtaatcccagctactcgggaggcaaaagaatcacttaaacccaggaggcagaggttgcggtgagccgagatcgtgctactgcactccagcctgtgagacaaagtgagactccatttcaaaaaaaaagaaagaaactctcaGTTATACCAGCCTTATTCAACAGGATACCTTTACGGCATATTGTGTCCTAAAACTTTGCTAAATAAATAGCACTTGGCTAAAGAcaatgaacaaaaaagaaaaaaaggccgggcgtggtggctcatgcctgtaatcccagcactttgggaggccgaggtgggtggatcacgaggtcaggagatcgagaccatcctggctaacacagtgaaaccccgtctctactaaaaatacaaaaaattggatGGGCGTGGTActgggcgcccgtagtcccagctactcaggaggctgggggaggagaatggcgtgaacccaggaagcagagtttgcagtgagacgagatggtgccactatactctaagcctgggcgatagagtaagactccatctcaaaaaaaaaaaaaaaggaaaaaaaatacattagatggacagtccatttttttttttttttgagatggagtttcactcttgtcctcTTGTCACAATCAAGACTCACCACagccggccaggcgtggtggctcacgcctgtaatcccagcactttgggaggctgaggcaggcggatcacctgaggtcaggagtttgagattagcctggccaacatggcgaaaccccatctccactaaaaatacaaaaattagctgggcgtggtggcaagcgcctataatcccagctacttgggaggctgaggcgagagaatcgcttgaacctggaaggtggtagttgcagtgagccgagatcgtgccactgcactccagcctgggtgacagagtgagactccatctcaaaataaaaaaaagactcaccacaacctccacctcccaggttcaagtgattgtcctgcctcagtctcccgagtagctgggattacaggcatgcaacactgCACCCatctaattgttgtatttttagtagagatggggtttcaccacgttggccaggatggtctcgaactcccaacctcaggtgatctgcccacctaggcctcccaaagtgctgggattacaggagtgagtcaccacgcccagtcgACAGTCCATCTTAAATCGTATCACTTAGACTAAAGGGGTTTAACCTTAGAAATGTTTAATCCTGTGTTTATGAGCCAGCAGCGGATTTCTGTGTCACAGTAAGCTTGAAGAACTGAtgcgagtttttttttttgtttttttttttttttttttttttttttttttttttttttgagacggagtcttgctctgtcgcccaggctggggtgcagtggccggatctcagctcactgcaagctccgcctcccaggtttaggccattctcctacctcagcctcccgagtagctgggactacaggggcccgccaactcgcccggctagtttttttttttgaattttttagtagagacggggtttcaccgtgttagcgaggacggtctcgatctcctgaccttgtgatccgcccgtctcggcctcccaaagtgctgggattacaggcttgagccaccgcgcccggcctgatgcgAGTTTTTAATAACTCCTCGGGAGAGTCCCAGCACGTGGGGCTGTGCTTTCGGAGTCTTGATTAAATCAACAGGGGTCGAATGAATTCCAGGCTTTCAAAGTTACACAGGCCGGAGCCTCCGGTCACCAGCTCTAGGGAAAGCGTGGGAAATGTATGTGCTCTGTTCACAAGCACAACAGATGCCAGCCCAAAAGTCAAATAAACCTCCAGGAACCACGCAGGGATCACAgggaaggaagaataaagaaacaGGTTTCAAGGCTGAGCACCACTCTGCTCCGTCCCAGGCAGCACAAACACCCCACATGCCCAGCGAGGATCGCCTCAGGGCCCACGCTGCTGTGGACTACACAACACCACCAACAGATTTTGTTGGCAGGAAAAAAGGCCCAATCCTGGAATGCCCACCACAGCCACAAGAAGTTTTCAAAGTACTATGACCATTCCCCACACGTAAAACATCCCCCCTACTATTTCTCAGCCTCTAGGAAGAAGCTTAGAAGATCATTATAAAAGCAacaatctggccgggcgcggcggctcacgcctgtaatcccagcagtttgggaggccgaggcgggtggatcacctgaggtcgggagttcgagaccagtctggccaacgtggagaaaccccgtctctactaaaaatgcaaaattagccgggcgtggtggcacatgcctgtaatcccagctacttaagaggctgaggcaggagaatcgtccAAACCCAGGaagcgaaagttgcagtgagccgagattgtgccactgcactccagcctgggcaacaagagtgaaactctgtctcaaaaaaaaaaaaaaaaaagcaagaatccAATCATCCAAGTATTGATGCCCTGAAACGTCCACTCCTCCCTTTATTAAGCGCAAAGGACCATGTCTACCGGATAGATCCAGATCCTATTTAAGAGAGTACAGACTCTACTGATGAAGGGTAAAGTTTACATGTCATCGTGACTTTGAAGAATTCCGAGGTTCCTAATGACTCATAAAGTCATCTATTTTAGTCTGGTCTGTTCTCAGTAAAAGTACTCTCAACATTACAAATATACAAAAGTATCTAATGACAAATGCAAAAGTATCACGAATAAGAACAGAACCAAAATTCAACCCCAACTGCAGCAGGACATCCAGTGTGGGTTAACGCCCGCCTCATCAGCACCTTTCTCTGGCTTGTTCTCCAGCTCTCGGAGGTGAGTACAGAAAGCAGGACGCTTGGCGTCGGACTCACCTGAACTCTCTGCCTTCGCTGTACCGTCTACTGGAGGAGGCCCTCGGGGCAGCTGTCTCCAGGAGCAGCTTCTGAGGGAGTCTTCCGGGAGGAGCAGCGTCTCTGCCATCGTCCTCGTCCATGTCCTGGTCACATTTCCATTCCTCATCTTCATTTAAAGTCGGCAGGTATCCAGATATGCCCTTCCCTGTCCCTGACCCAGAGCTCTGGTCACTACAGACTTTCGGGCTCTCCGAGCCTGTCCTCGTATATTCCAAATAAATATCAGACTTAAGGAAAGAGGGGTAGGTGTTTTCCTCCATAGTGGCCTGGATTTCTGTCTGGGCCTGGTCAAACATGGCAGGATCGATCAGCTGCTTCATGATGCAGCCCTTTATGAAGCTCTTGGTGGCTGGCTTGGTCTGCCGGGACACGATGCCATTGTTATCAAGGATGTACTTTCGATAGATGGCTCTCGCCAGCTTCAGCCTCTTTTCCTCGTTCGAGTCACAGGGCTCCAGCTTCCTGAAGCCAGTGCAGGCAAACCAGAAGTCCAGCAAATCGGCACAGCCCTCCTGCTTCAGGAAAGTCCTGAATAGGCTTATCCCATCTTGGTCATCCAGCAGGGAGTGCAGTGACTCAGCCCACTTCAAgtatggtggggtgggggaggcacTGCCCTCAGGCTCATACCCCAGGTCCAGATCCGAGCGCCTCGGAGTGGCCGTCGAAGTCTCAGCTTTAATGCCAACACCTTTCCCAGAGCAGAAACTGTAGCTGGCGGGCCTCGGGTCTGTGGACACCAGTTCTCCCTCCTCACCAGGCACTGGGGGTCGGGGAGCATCTTCGGTGAAACTTGCTCCGAGGTCCAAGGGGAAACCCTGCTCTTGGATATTCATTTTGGGACTCTGCGTCAATGAACAATGAGCGCTGCACCCTAATA is from Macaca fascicularis isolate 582-1 chromosome 20, T2T-MFA8v1.1 and encodes:
- the AXIN1 gene encoding axin-1 isoform X11, whose amino-acid sequence is MNIQEQGFPLDLGASFTEDAPRPPVPGEEGELVSTDPRPASYSFCSGKGVGIKAETSTATPRRSDLDLGYEPEGSASPTPPYLKWAESLHSLLDDQDGISLFRTFLKQEGCADLLDFWFACTGFRKLEPCDSNEEKRLKLARAIYRKYILDNNGIVSRQTKPATKSFIKGCIMKQLIDPAMFDQAQTEIQATMEENTYPSFLKSDIYLEYTRTGSESPKVCSDQSSGSGTGKGISGYLPTLNEDEEWKCDQDMDEDDGRDAAPPGRLPQKLLLETAAPRASSSRRYSEGREFRYGSWREPVNPYYVNAGYALAPATSANDSEQQSLSSDADTLSLTDSSVDGIPPYRIRKQHRREMQESVQVNGRVPLPHIPRTYRVPKEVRVEPQKFAEELIHRLEAVQRTREAEEKLEERLKRVRMPSPSSGWDVQRPHPTLRGPETHLGHPH